One part of the Streptomyces sp. AM 2-1-1 genome encodes these proteins:
- a CDS encoding exodeoxyribonuclease VII small subunit, translating to MTDDGTTTAGATGTLGYEQARDELIEVVRRLEAGGTTLEESLALWERGEELAKVCRRWLEGARARLDAALARPEDGDGAPTP from the coding sequence ATGACGGACGACGGGACGACCACCGCCGGTGCGACCGGCACGCTCGGTTACGAGCAGGCGCGCGACGAGCTGATCGAGGTCGTGCGCCGGCTGGAGGCGGGCGGCACCACGCTCGAGGAGTCGCTGGCGCTCTGGGAGCGCGGCGAGGAGCTGGCGAAGGTGTGCCGCCGCTGGCTGGAGGGCGCCCGCGCCCGTCTCGACGCGGCGCTGGCCCGGCCGGAGGACGGCGACGGGGCCCCGACCCCGTAG
- a CDS encoding malonic semialdehyde reductase translates to MSLALDPAAQALLFTEARTANTFTDEPVTEEQVQAIYDLVKYGPTAFNQSPLRVVLVRSEEGRARLVPHMAEGNRPKTSTAPLVALLVADNEFHEELPALMPHFPQAKDALFSERPVRERSAALNASLQAAYFIIGVRAAGLAAGPMTGYDAAGIEKEFLDGDHSLLMVVNIGKPGEDAWFPRLPRLAYDEVVTTV, encoded by the coding sequence ATGTCCCTCGCCCTTGACCCCGCCGCCCAGGCCCTCCTCTTCACCGAGGCCCGCACCGCCAACACCTTCACCGACGAGCCGGTGACGGAGGAGCAGGTCCAGGCGATCTACGACCTGGTCAAGTACGGCCCCACCGCCTTCAACCAGTCGCCGCTGCGTGTCGTCCTGGTCCGCTCGGAGGAGGGCCGCGCCCGCCTCGTCCCGCACATGGCCGAGGGCAACCGTCCGAAGACCTCCACCGCGCCGCTGGTCGCGCTGCTCGTCGCCGACAACGAGTTCCACGAGGAGCTCCCGGCGCTCATGCCGCACTTCCCGCAGGCCAAGGACGCGCTCTTCTCCGAGCGCCCGGTCCGCGAGCGGTCCGCCGCGCTGAACGCCTCGCTCCAGGCCGCCTACTTCATCATCGGCGTCCGCGCCGCCGGCCTGGCCGCGGGCCCGATGACGGGTTACGACGCCGCCGGCATCGAGAAGGAGTTCCTGGACGGCGACCACAGCCTGCTCATGGTCGTCAACATCGGCAAGCCGGGCGAGGACGCCTGGTTCCCGCGCCTGCCGCGCCTGGCGTACGACGAGGTCGTCACCACCGTCTGA
- a CDS encoding DUF4245 domain-containing protein, producing MASERGKQTIRDMFLSMVLIVAAAGVIYLFIPHDDKADPVQTVDYRVELATARRAAPYPVAAPAGLPAGWKPTSVSYDGAEGSSWHLGFLDPDGHYVAVEQSTAPAKSYVPEVSQSAEDTGRTETVAGREWQYWKGGKYGALVLRAEGSTTVVTGSAPAKRLAEMAAALTTS from the coding sequence GTGGCAAGCGAACGAGGCAAGCAGACAATCCGGGACATGTTCCTGTCGATGGTGTTGATCGTCGCCGCGGCCGGCGTCATCTACCTCTTCATCCCGCACGACGACAAGGCCGACCCGGTCCAGACCGTCGACTACCGCGTCGAACTCGCGACCGCGCGCCGCGCGGCCCCCTACCCGGTGGCGGCCCCGGCCGGCCTCCCGGCGGGCTGGAAGCCGACCTCCGTCTCGTACGACGGCGCCGAAGGCAGCAGTTGGCACCTGGGCTTCCTCGACCCGGACGGCCATTACGTCGCGGTGGAGCAGTCCACCGCACCCGCCAAGAGCTACGTGCCCGAGGTGAGCCAGAGCGCCGAGGACACCGGCCGCACCGAGACCGTCGCCGGCCGGGAGTGGCAGTACTGGAAGGGCGGCAAGTACGGCGCTCTGGTGCTGCGGGCCGAGGGTTCCACCACCGTGGTCACCGGCTCCGCTCCCGCGAAGCGACTGGCCGAGATGGCCGCCGCGCTGACCACGTCCTGA
- the glpX gene encoding class II fructose-bisphosphatase, giving the protein MPEHHLPSQLEVSPEAPDRNLALELVRVTEAAAMAAGRWVGRGDKIGADGAAVKAMRTLVSTVSMNGVVVIGEGEKDEAPMLFNGERVGDGTGAEVDIAVDPIDGTTLNAKGMPNAIAVLAAADRGTMFDPSAVFYMDKLVTGPEAADFVDINAPVAVNIRRVAKAKHSSPEDVTVVVLDRPRHEGIVKEIRDTGARIKFISDGDVAGSIMAAREGTGIDLLMGIGGTPEGIITACAIKCLGGVIQGKLWPKDEAERQKALDAGHDLDRVLSTDDLVSGDNVFFVATGITDGELMRGVRYRGETATTESIVMRSKSGTIRTISSTHRLSKLRAYSAIDFDRAQ; this is encoded by the coding sequence ATGCCCGAGCACCATCTGCCGTCCCAGCTGGAAGTCTCTCCGGAGGCCCCCGACCGCAACCTCGCCCTCGAACTGGTCCGGGTGACCGAGGCCGCCGCCATGGCCGCCGGCCGGTGGGTGGGGCGCGGAGACAAGATCGGCGCCGACGGGGCCGCGGTGAAGGCCATGCGCACCCTCGTCTCCACCGTCTCCATGAACGGCGTGGTCGTCATCGGCGAGGGGGAGAAGGACGAAGCCCCCATGCTCTTCAACGGCGAACGGGTCGGCGACGGCACCGGTGCCGAGGTCGACATCGCCGTCGACCCGATCGACGGCACCACACTCAACGCCAAGGGCATGCCGAACGCCATCGCGGTGCTGGCCGCCGCCGACCGGGGCACGATGTTCGACCCGTCGGCCGTCTTCTACATGGACAAGCTGGTGACCGGCCCCGAGGCCGCCGACTTCGTCGACATCAACGCGCCCGTCGCCGTCAACATCCGGCGCGTCGCCAAGGCGAAGCACTCCTCGCCCGAGGACGTCACCGTCGTCGTGCTCGACCGCCCGCGCCACGAGGGCATCGTGAAGGAGATCCGGGACACCGGGGCCCGGATCAAGTTCATCTCGGACGGCGACGTGGCCGGCTCGATCATGGCGGCCCGCGAGGGCACCGGCATCGACCTGCTCATGGGCATCGGCGGCACGCCCGAGGGCATCATCACGGCCTGCGCCATAAAGTGCCTGGGCGGGGTCATCCAGGGCAAGCTCTGGCCCAAGGACGAGGCCGAACGGCAGAAGGCCCTGGACGCCGGGCACGACCTGGACCGGGTCCTCTCCACCGACGACCTGGTCAGCGGCGACAACGTCTTCTTCGTCGCGACCGGGATCACCGACGGCGAGCTGATGCGCGGGGTGCGCTACCGCGGGGAGACCGCCACCACCGAGTCGATCGTGATGCGGTCCAAGTCGGGCACCATCCGCACGATCTCCTCCACGCACCGGCTGTCGAAGCTGCGCGCCTACAGCGCGATCGACTTCGACCGGGCGCAGTAG